AAAATCGCAAGCATGGCCACGCCTTCGGCCTTGATGGTGTTGATCAGCTCAATGACCCGCTCGGTCGTCGTCGGGTCGAGGCTGGCGGTGGGTTCGTCCAGCAGCAGCAAACGGGGCCGCGCAATCAGACCACGCGCCAGGTTGACGCGCTGCTTTTCGCCGCCCGAAAAGGTGGCTGGTGGAACCCCCCACAGGCGCTCGGGCACATTGAGCAGGCCAAGCAGTTCACTGGCGCGTTCGCGGGCCGCTTCTCGCTGTACACCTTGTGCCACTAACGGCTCACACACCACGTCCAGCGCGCTACGCCTTGGCAGGCAGTGCAAGAATTGGGTGACAAAGCCGATGTCGCGCTGGCGCAGTTCCAGCATGCGGTGCTCCGAGGCCTGGGCCAGGTCGGTGCTGTGGCCTTCGCTATCGCGGTAGACCATGCGCCCGCTGGAAGGCAGGTAGGTGCGGTAAACGCACTTCAGCACCGACGACTTTCCCGCGCCCGTGGGGCCAATCAGCGCGGTCAACTGACCGGCATGAACTTGCAGGTGCACGTTCGCGCACGAAGGAATCAGCTTGTTTTGCTCGTGCAACTGAAAGTGCTTGCTCAAGCCGTCGATTTCAAGAATAGGTTGCATCACATGGTTCCTTACAAGGCAGACGCGACCAGCCGCTGGGTGTAGGCGTGCTGCGGGTCTTCCAGAATTTGATCGGTCAGACCCGACTCGATCACGCGCCCGTACTTCATGACCAGCGTGCGCCCCGCCAGCAGCCTGATCACGCCCAGGTCATGGGTGACGACGATCATGGCGGTGCGCAGCTCCTGCTGGATTTCCAGAATCAAGTCCAGGATGCGGGCCTGTACTGACAAGTCCAGGCCGGTAGTGACTTCGTCGAGGTACAACAGGGGTGGCCGTGTCGCCAGGGCCTTGGCAATTTGCACGCGCTGCTGCATGCCGCCCGAGAATTTCTTTGGCGACTCGTCCATGCGGTCGATCAGCACCTCGGTGCGCGCCAGCAACTGGCGCGCCCGTTCGCGGATGTCACCGTAGTGGCTGATGTCACTCATGAGCAGTCGCTCGGCGATGTTGCCGCCGGCCGAGACGTTGAAGTTCAGCCCCAGGTGCGGGTTTTGGTACACCATGCCAAAGCGGTGGTTGCGCAGCCAGCGCTGACGGGCCGCGTTGAGCGCGAACATGTCCCACTGCTGAGCGCCTTGCGCATTGTCGAAAAAGATGGCTTCGCCTGAGGTGGGGGCTTCGTCAAAAAACAGATTTTTGACCACGGTGGACTTGCCACTGCCCGACTCGCCCATGATGCCGAGAATCTCGCCTTCGTGCAGGTCCAGGCTCACGTTGTGTGCCGCCACCACCGAGCCGCAGTGCGGGCAGATGTTGGTGTCGGCCTCGGGGCCGGTGGACTCAAAACACTGCGGGCAACCCCGGCCGTAGATTTTTGACAGGCCACGGACTTCAAGAATTTTTTTCATGCGTTTTCCTCCGCCAGCAGCATGTGCTGGGCCAGCTGCTGGTTGCAGTAGTCAGAATCCGAGCACTGCCAGAATTTTTGCGTACCGTCCTGTGCATCGGCCGGAATGATTTCGTCCAGGAAAGAGTCCACCGCACCACAGCGCACACAGGCGTGGCGCTGGCCCTGCGCATTTGTGAAGTCTTCGGTGCGAAACGGCACATCGTCAAAAACCAAGGGCTCGGCGCGGGTGTATGGCGGCACTGCGTAGATTTTCTTTTCCCGCCCGGCCCCCAGCAGCACCAATGCTTTGGACTGGTGCAGTTGCGGCACGTCGTAGCGCGGGATCGGGCTGGGGTCAATCACGTAATGCCCGTTGATGCGTGTGGGGTAACGGTGCGAGATGGTGATCTCATCAAAGTGCACCAGGTCTTCGTACAGCTTGGTCAACAGCCGCGAGTAATCACCCTCGCCATGCATCACCTTGCGCCGGGCCTCCGAGGACTCGACCAACACCAATGGGTCTGGGTACGGCACTTGCAGCACCAGCACCTGCGCTTCGGTCAGCGCTGTCTCTGGAATGCGGTGGCGCGACTGAATCAGCGTGGCATCAGTCGTGGACTCGGTGGTATCGATGCCGGGGCAGGTGAGCTCCACAAACTGGCGCAGGCTAACGGCGTTGACCGAGTCGTCGGAGCCTTGGTCAATCACTTTCAAGACATCGTTCTGACCAATTAGCGACAAGGTCACCTGCAGGCCGCCGGTGCCAAAGCCGCGCCCCATCGGCATCTCGCGCGAGGCGTAAGGGGTTTGGTAACCAGGGATGCTGATGGCCTTGAGAATGCAGCGGCGCACCTCGCGCTTGGCGTATTCATCGAGAAAACCGAAGCTGTAGGCCGCTTCGTCAAGCGGGAGTTCGTAACCGGGGTTCATGCCTTGACTCCTTGCGTGGCTTTGGACTGTGTAGTGCGCAGACGGTCCATGTCGGACTGAAAGGTCACGTAGTGCGGCATCTTGTAGTGGCTGGCAAAACCCATCGAATCGACACCATCCACGTGCAACAGCACAAACTCCGGATCTTCCGAAGGGTTACTGGGGCCGTCGCGCATGCCTTTTTGCAGCGCGCGGTCGAGAATCGCCATGGCAATGGCCTTGACCTCGTTGTGCCCGAAGCAAGCGCCATAGCCCAGGGTGAACACGGGCAGGCCGTCGTTGTCGCCCCCTTCGTACATGGCGACCACTTCGCATTCGGTCATCAAGACCTCGCCCGCTTCGATCAATTCACCCGTCACCGGGTGCGGCAGCATTACCGGCAGGTAACCCACGCGCAGTTCGGCAATAGTGGGGTGCACATCGCCATACCCGCGCATATTGGAATAGGCAATGGCCAGCAAGGAGCCGGTTTCAGCCCGCGCCATCGTGGCGAGTGCAGCCGAGCGCGGCACCGGGAACACCAGCGGTTCGCGCGTGATGTCAAAGGCTTCAGCAGAGCGTGAGGCCAATGGCGGGAGCAAGCCATCGGCGCGCAGGGCATCAAGCACTTTGGGGAAGGTATCGGGCAAGTCGGCATCGGGCTGCGCTTGCATGAAGCGCCTGGCCACGTCACGAAACGCCTGCGGCGACTCCTCAGCCAGATCCATGCGCATCAGGCGCAGGGCGTAGTCGTAAGTGGCCCCCAGCATCTGGCCGCCAGGAATGTCCTTGAAAGCCGACGAGATGCGCCGGATCAGTCGCATGTTGGAGGTGTCTTGTACCGGCATCTCCAGCAGCCGCGGCTTGGTTGACCTGTAGGCCCGTAGGGTAAACGCCGCTTCCAGCGTGTCGCCCTGCATCTGTTTGATGGCCAGTGCTGCCAGGCGTGGGTGGTAAAGACCGCCTTCGGACACCACACGCGAGGTCAACAGGCGCAACTGGTGCTCAATGGTCGATAAAGTTAAAGGCGTGCCGTTATCCCCCTCAGCGGTGCGTAGAGCTTCTGCGGCAGCGTGCGAGCCTTCAATGGCGCGACCGCCTCCTTTGATGGCTACATAGCCCATGTTGTTTCTCCTTGCGCGGCCATCGGTGTGGCATCTGTGGCTAATGTGGTTCTGGGCAGGGCGACGACACTGTTGGTATCGACCAGGATTAGGTCCACGCCCAATGGGAAGCCTTCGTTCCAGACTTGGCGGCGCGCCAGCCAAGCGGGGTCAAGGCCAGAGATGGCCAGCGCTTGCGTAGTGGCAATGCCGGGGCCGGTGAGTTGCCAATGCATGCCCTCGCCCAGGGAGGCAACTTTCAGCAAAATCGTCGCACCAAATTCTGGTGACTCCAGCGTGCCCAAGCTTGGCTCGAATGGGGGCGACTGGCTGCCATCGGCCACAATGAATTGCGCGTGCTCAGGCTCCGTCATGCGGGCTTGCAGGCGCTGAAGTGTCAAGGCATCCAGCAGGTTTTGCGGGTCGGCCAGGGTGGCCTCGCGGTCCACCAGCGTGGCCAGCGTTTGCGTCAAGGCTTCACCATCGGCCAGGGTTTCAATACGACCGGGAAAGCTGAAGGCGCGCATCAACTGGCGAAACACGGTTTGCTGGTTTGGCGCACTCCAGACCTGCAGGTCTGCACTCATGACCTCATTCATCATCGTTCTCCTCATCGGATGTGCCCAGCAGCGAAAAATCGACCCGCGTGCTTGCCAGCAAGGCGCGGCGTTGCGCGGTTTGCTCGGCCAGGCGGGTCTGTCCGCTTGCCAGCAAAGCCTGTGCTTCTTCATGGCCGGGCATCTGGGCTGCCAGTACCGCATCCAGCACAGCAATGGCGCGGGCCAGGCTGGCGCGGTCATCGAGCAACTGAGCCGCGCCTTCGCACGACTTGCCATCTGCCGTGGTGACGCGCACGCGGGCAATCGCCAAGGGCACTTCGCCGGGGTAATAGGCATCGCCCTGGGCGCTGTCGCACAACTTGAGCAATGCCAGACCCGATTGGGGTAGCTGGATGTCTTGCACCGCGTGCAGCTCACACAGACTGCGTGCCATATTGCGCACAGACGCAGCCGGACAAGCCAGCAACAGACGCGGCCATTGGGTGCGCTCAGGTACGCCAATCAAGGCGTGGGGTGAAGGCCTCATGGGCGAACTCCTTGTTTCAGAATTTAGGTGGGTAGTCATCATCAATCCAGTCTTTTTCGCAACCAGGCTGAGGCGTAGTCGATGAGCAAAATGGTCGCCAGGATGACCAGAATCAGCGCTGCAGATTGGCCGTACTCAAACAGGCGCAAGGTGTCGTGCAGCGCCAGCCCGATGCCGCCCGCACCCACCAAGCCCAGCACGGAGGCCATGCGCACGTTGCGGTCCAGGATGTAGAGCACGTTGCCCAGGGCTTCGCGCAAAATCGACGGCCAACCTGCATACATGACCATCTGCGCGAAGTTGGCACCGGTGGAAGCCACGCCTTCACAGACACCTTTGTCCACGCGCTCCAGGCTTTCGGCAAAAAACTTGCCCAAAAAACCTGCCGTGTGCACGCCCAGAGCCAGTGCGCCGGGCAAGGGCCCTAGGCCTAGCGCTGTCACAAAGATCAGCGCCAACAGCAGGTCGGGCATGGCCCGCATAAAGTTCAGCAGCTCGCGGGCGATGCGGTAGATCACCACGTTCGGGGCAAAGTTGCGTGCGGCCAGCGGTGCCAGAAAAAAGGCGACGACCAGCGCGAACACTGTGCCCCATAGTGCTGTGGCCAGGGTGACACCCATGAGGTGTACATATCTAGATAAGTCTGCGAAATCGGGTTTTCCATAGCGGCTGAAATACTCGCCCATGTCGGCCAGCCCGTAGGCCAGTGTTTCAAAGGAAAGCTCCAAGTCGTGCACGATCACCCACAGAAGCGCAAGTGTCAAAGCCACCCACACGGGTATCGGGCTGCGCGGTTTAGGAGGCAGCGATTTGGTCACTGACGCTACCAGCTTGGACTTATTTGGCATCATTGCTTTCTCCCATTCAGAATCCGACGGCGAAAGCTGTCGGACGCCCGGTCCAGCGCGGTGACCACCAGATAAATCGACAGCGCGATCAGCAGCAGCCGTTCGTACTGGAACAGGCGCATGGACATGACCAAGTCATAACCAATACCGCCAGCACCCACCAAGCCGAGAATGGCGGCGGCGCGCAGGTTATGGTCCAGGATGTACATCACGGTACCGACAAAGTCAGGCAAAGCCTGGGGCAGCATGGCAAACAGGCGAACCTGCATCCAGCCCGCACCGTGCGCACGCACGCCTTCCACCGCTTTGTGGTCTACCACCTCTATCGACTCAGCAAAGAACTTGCCCATGAATCCCACCGTGACAAACGCCAGTGCCATCACGCCTGGCAACGGGCCCAGTCCAACCGCAGACACAAATACCAGTGCCCAGACCAACTCCGGCAAAGCGCGCATCAGGCTCAACAAGTCGCGCGTGAGCCGATAGACGACGAGGTGCGGCGTGGCATTGCGTGCTGCCAGAACGCCCAACGGTAAGCTGATGACGATGGCAATGGCGGTGGCAAGCACGGTCATTTCCATGGTCTCCAGCATCTTTGCCAGCAGTTGTGGCACATAAGCCCAGTCTGGTGCCACAAACATCTGCCCCGCAAAGGCCAGCATCTTGCCAACCGAGGTGATCAGGCGCACAAAGTCCACCTCGACGATCGGTGCCGTCAACCAGAGCGTGAGCAACAGTGCGAGCACGCTGCCTACCAGTGGCAGCGGCAGCCGACCGCTAGACGTAGGCCAGCGCCATGTCGAGACTGTTGTCATTTTCTATGCCCTCACGTTGGTAAATAGTGCGCAGCACCGTGGCTGTCATCTGTTGGGGGCTACCGTCGAAAACGATCCTGCCGCTGTTCATGCCAATGATGCGGTCCGCAAAGCGACGCGCTAGTTCGACTTGATGCAGGTTGACAACCACCGTGATGCCATCGCGGTCACAGATATCGCGCAACAGCGTCATGATTTCTTCGCTGGAAACCGGGTCAAGGCTGGCCACGGGCTCGTCTGCCAGAATGACTTTAGGGTGCTGCGCCAATGCGCGTGCGATGCCAACACGCTGCTGCTGACCGCCGGACAACTTGTCGGCACGATTCCATGCCTTGTCTGTCAACGCCACACGTGACAGCGCCTCTTGGGCAATGCCCATGTCCTCATGGCGGAACAGGTAAAATAAGCTACCTACCCACGAACGATGGGCCAAGCGACCAGTCAGGACGTTGGTGACCACTGAGAGTCGATCCACCAAATTAAACTGCTGGAAAACCATGGCGACCTTGGAACGAATTCGGCGCAGTTGCTTGCCGTTGACGACTTCGCCGCCAATGCGCAAGGAACCGCTGGTTGGTGTCTCCAGGCCATTCATCAGCCGCAGCAATGTGGATTTTCCCGCACCGCTGGGGCCGAGGATGACCGTGAAGCTGCCCGGTTTAATCTCAACATTGATACCTTTGAGCGCCTCAAAACCATTGGGAAACCGTTTGGTAACGGCCTGAATCGAAATATCGGACATTAACTTTCTCCTTGATCAGACAAGGCAGGCCAACATAGCCCACCTTGCCTGAATGGCTTACTTGAGCTGTTCTTTTTTCAGGCCGAGTTCTTTCACCATGTCGCGTACGACTTGGTAGTCTTTCGGGCTGACCGCCACGTAATGGCTCAGATCGCCGTAGCCGGTAACCTGAATATCTTTGTGCGCATTCAACACCGCGTCACGAATCTTGGCCTTCATGTCAGCGGGTAAATCACCCCGGTAAACCAACGGCGAGCCAGGCAGGGGGGAGGACTCTTTGATAATGCAGTTGGTTTCTTTGGTAATGAGTCCCTTGGCAATCATGGCGGGATAAGTGATGTCGTTGTCTGCGGCGGCATCAACGGTCTTGTTCTTGACGGCCAACTCAGCCGCGTCATGCGAGCCTGCGTAGGTGAATTTGCCGAAAAACTCTTGCGGCATCATGCCGGTTTCCTGCTTGACCATATAAGTTGGCATCAAGCCACCAGAGGTCGAAGCTGGATCAACAAAAGCGACGTTCTTGCCCTTCAGATCCTTGATTGACTTGATACCCGAGTCGCAAGGGGCAACGATGATGCTTTTGTAGGTGCTGGTTGTGCCACCCTTGCGGATGCCAACGGCAAAAGCTTCAGCACCGGCTTCCATTTCAGCCAAGTAATACGACAGAGGGCCAAACCAGGCAACGTCCACACGTTTCTTTTTCATCGCCTCGATCACGCCGGTGTAATCGGTCGCGGTAAAGACCTTCACGTTCGCACCAAGTTTCTTTTCCAGATAGAGCCGCATGGGCTCGAATTTCTGGATCATTTCTTCGTTGTTTTCGGCCGGAATCAGGCCCATAACAATGTCACGCGCTTGAGCAGCGCTGGCAGCAAAAGACAAGGCCAAAGTCAAGGCGCTTGCAGCGAGAGTAGGTTTCAAATACATTTAGGAGACTCCTGTGGGGAAGATGGTCGAAAAATTGAATGACTGGTCAGTCACGGGTTAATGCGCAGTTGGATCCGGTCTGCACGGAACCGGGTAATGGCGTATTCGATTGGGGTTCCATCCCGCTCGTCTACATTCACACTCTTTACCCGCAGCACCGGTCGGTTCTGCGGCATGCCCAGCAACTCTGCGTCATCTCCTTGCGGGAGCACCGCTGTCACCAGACTTTCGGTTCGTTTTAACTTGCAGCCATAGTTGGCTGCAAGAAATTGGTGAAGTGACTCACCGCTGTAGCGCGTATCCAGATCGGGAAATCGATCAGAAGGGATGAAGTGAGAGATCACACACAGTTGCCGATCAGAAGCAGTACGTAATGTTTCAATCCAGAAAACCCGGTCACCGATATTGAGCGCCAGGCGCTGCGCCACACGCTCGGTTGCGCCCAGCGTTTGCAGGCACAAAATGCGGTTTTCCGATTGCAGCCCGAGAGCTGCAAGGTTTTCTGTGAAACGTGTGCCGGTGCCAATCTGGTAGTCGATCTGGCTGTCCAGTACAAACACGCCACGCCCGTGGCGGCGCTCCAGCAGGCCGGCTTCGACCAATTCGTCAATCGCGCGACGCAGCGTGTGGCGGTTTACTCCGAATCGGACCGCAAGCAAGCCTTCTGCCGGTAGGCAATCTCCAGGTCCGTAGCCGGTGGCTACTTCCTGTTCAAGCTGACGGGCAATCTGCACATAAAGCGATTCACCGTTATTCCGGCTGACTGCGTAAAGACTCATATGTGGTTATCTATACATGTTGATATGCAGTGATAGTAACCCGCCTATGTGACATCTTCATGACGAAAGTGGCTCGACGAAAAGCAACCGACTATATGTTTACGAAAATCAGCAAGGGCAGCTGTCAATCAGACAGAGGGTCCGCGCTGCCGTCCAATCTCCCACGACACACTGTTACCTCGCACCGTTGCGGTCATAGTCTGCCCAAGCCGCTGATCGATCACCGGTTTCCACGGCACCAGACTGAAACTCATACCGTCGTCGAGCATGGCGAACCGCCCGCTGGCGAGTTGCACGCTGCGTCGGTAGGCCCCGCTTACGTTCTTGCCATCGGCCACCGGCCGGTGCTGCAAGCCAGTCTCGACCGCGATGTTCTGACCTGCGACCGCAAGCTCCCTGTCACGCAATGTTCGCAGCAGGTCGCGCGCCAAGATCACGCGCTGCCCGCGTCGCTCGGCCAGCCCTTGGTCAATCAAGAAGTCGGAGCGCTGCTTGAATGCTTCGCGTACTTCATTACCAAAGCCCAGCTCGCCCAAGCCCTTGCCGCCTCCGATCAATTGCTGGTCCAGCCAGGTCGCGCCGATCACACGTGCCTGCCGCTCGATGGGCAAGTGCGAACGCAGTTCCACTGCCACGCCACCCAGCCGCTGCATGTCGTATTGCCTTGCTCGATGCGAATAACGCGCCGTGCCACAGCAACCTTGGCCTGCCCGTCGCGTAACCGCTTCAGCCAGTCGATGTACAAGTCCTTGTGCTCACCGGGACTCAGGTAGTGTTCAATCTCGTAGGTTGTCATTTTCGTCTATAAACGAATGACAGTAGACATTATCTATAAAAAAATAAAATATATAGATAATAATTATAAATGGCAAAATGCACATCCAGAGCGTAAATTCCTAACAGTAATAATAGCCTAGAGTAGGGACTAACGGCATGGCGGAGTACAGCTTTAACGCATTGAAATCCAATGAAAAGGCATTTGTTGCCATGACCAGTCTCAACGTCAAGGAGTTTTTGGGTTTGCTCGAACTGTTCAGCGCAGCTTACCAAACTGACCTACACGCACGGGGCAAACGTGTTGATGAGACGCGGGGTCGTTCTGATGGGAAACTGGCATTAATAGAAGACAAACTGTTTTTCATTCTGTTTTACCTGAAGACCTATCCTTTACAAGAAGTGCTGGCGCATTCATTTGATCTTCCCCAAAGTGTGGCAAACCACTGGATACACCGCTTATGCCCGGTATTACAAAGTGCATTGGATAAGATGGGACATAAGCCATCTCTTTATACACAAATCAGTCCTCCCCCAACTCACTAGCCATCTGAATCCCATAAATACAGTCCAGCACCCTTGAGTAGCCAAGCCAGATACTTTTAGCCCCCGGTTCGCCATCGCATTTTCTGCCCAAAAAGCCCCCCAGTTCCGCTAGATTGCGGATCACTTGATTGAGGGTAGGTATGCCATCGGGTAGTGCTTTTTTGCCGAGCCGGAAGGATACTTTCCATTCCAGCGGGTCAAACACCAGATCAGCCGGAAGTTCTGGGCAGGTACGCCCCAACCGCATCAGAAACATAATCCGCCAGGCCACCATGATGTAGAGCGCGAGGGCTTTTTCGATGCGCTCTTTAGTGTCCAGTTGCAGTTTTTCGACGCGACAGCCGACTTTCAGGACATCAAAAAACATCTCGATTTCCCAACGCGCCCGATACCAGTCGATGAGTTCACAGGCGGCATCGGCGGTCTCTACACAACGGTTG
The DNA window shown above is from Candidatus Thiothrix sulfatifontis and carries:
- the phnD gene encoding phosphonate ABC transporter substrate-binding protein; this encodes MYLKPTLAASALTLALSFAASAAQARDIVMGLIPAENNEEMIQKFEPMRLYLEKKLGANVKVFTATDYTGVIEAMKKKRVDVAWFGPLSYYLAEMEAGAEAFAVGIRKGGTTSTYKSIIVAPCDSGIKSIKDLKGKNVAFVDPASTSGGLMPTYMVKQETGMMPQEFFGKFTYAGSHDAAELAVKNKTVDAAADNDITYPAMIAKGLITKETNCIIKESSPLPGSPLVYRGDLPADMKAKIRDAVLNAHKDIQVTGYGDLSHYVAVSPKDYQVVRDMVKELGLKKEQLK
- the phnF gene encoding phosphonate metabolism transcriptional regulator PhnF, with translation MSLYAVSRNNGESLYVQIARQLEQEVATGYGPGDCLPAEGLLAVRFGVNRHTLRRAIDELVEAGLLERRHGRGVFVLDSQIDYQIGTGTRFTENLAALGLQSENRILCLQTLGATERVAQRLALNIGDRVFWIETLRTASDRQLCVISHFIPSDRFPDLDTRYSGESLHQFLAANYGCKLKRTESLVTAVLPQGDDAELLGMPQNRPVLRVKSVNVDERDGTPIEYAITRFRADRIQLRINP
- a CDS encoding ATP-binding cassette domain-containing protein, with amino-acid sequence MKKILEVRGLSKIYGRGCPQCFESTGPEADTNICPHCGSVVAAHNVSLDLHEGEILGIMGESGSGKSTVVKNLFFDEAPTSGEAIFFDNAQGAQQWDMFALNAARQRWLRNHRFGMVYQNPHLGLNFNVSAGGNIAERLLMSDISHYGDIRERARQLLARTEVLIDRMDESPKKFSGGMQQRVQIAKALATRPPLLYLDEVTTGLDLSVQARILDLILEIQQELRTAMIVVTHDLGVIRLLAGRTLVMKYGRVIESGLTDQILEDPQHAYTQRLVASAL
- the phnG gene encoding phosphonate C-P lyase system protein PhnG, producing MRPSPHALIGVPERTQWPRLLLACPAASVRNMARSLCELHAVQDIQLPQSGLALLKLCDSAQGDAYYPGEVPLAIARVRVTTADGKSCEGAAQLLDDRASLARAIAVLDAVLAAQMPGHEEAQALLASGQTRLAEQTAQRRALLASTRVDFSLLGTSDEENDDE
- the phnH gene encoding phosphonate C-P lyase system protein PhnH; amino-acid sequence: MMNEVMSADLQVWSAPNQQTVFRQLMRAFSFPGRIETLADGEALTQTLATLVDREATLADPQNLLDALTLQRLQARMTEPEHAQFIVADGSQSPPFEPSLGTLESPEFGATILLKVASLGEGMHWQLTGPGIATTQALAISGLDPAWLARRQVWNEGFPLGVDLILVDTNSVVALPRTTLATDATPMAAQGETTWAM
- the phnE gene encoding phosphonate ABC transporter, permease protein PhnE, with translation MLALLLTLWLTAPIVEVDFVRLITSVGKMLAFAGQMFVAPDWAYVPQLLAKMLETMEMTVLATAIAIVISLPLGVLAARNATPHLVVYRLTRDLLSLMRALPELVWALVFVSAVGLGPLPGVMALAFVTVGFMGKFFAESIEVVDHKAVEGVRAHGAGWMQVRLFAMLPQALPDFVGTVMYILDHNLRAAAILGLVGAGGIGYDLVMSMRLFQYERLLLIALSIYLVVTALDRASDSFRRRILNGRKQ
- the phnL gene encoding phosphonate C-P lyase system protein PhnL gives rise to the protein MQPILEIDGLSKHFQLHEQNKLIPSCANVHLQVHAGQLTALIGPTGAGKSSVLKCVYRTYLPSSGRMVYRDSEGHSTDLAQASEHRMLELRQRDIGFVTQFLHCLPRRSALDVVCEPLVAQGVQREAARERASELLGLLNVPERLWGVPPATFSGGEKQRVNLARGLIARPRLLLLDEPTASLDPTTTERVIELINTIKAEGVAMLAIFHHPELVQRLADRVVELTPPVAVSDILETCAS
- a CDS encoding carbon-phosphorus lyase complex subunit PhnI gives rise to the protein MGYVAIKGGGRAIEGSHAAAEALRTAEGDNGTPLTLSTIEHQLRLLTSRVVSEGGLYHPRLAALAIKQMQGDTLEAAFTLRAYRSTKPRLLEMPVQDTSNMRLIRRISSAFKDIPGGQMLGATYDYALRLMRMDLAEESPQAFRDVARRFMQAQPDADLPDTFPKVLDALRADGLLPPLASRSAEAFDITREPLVFPVPRSAALATMARAETGSLLAIAYSNMRGYGDVHPTIAELRVGYLPVMLPHPVTGELIEAGEVLMTECEVVAMYEGGDNDGLPVFTLGYGACFGHNEVKAIAMAILDRALQKGMRDGPSNPSEDPEFVLLHVDGVDSMGFASHYKMPHYVTFQSDMDRLRTTQSKATQGVKA
- the phnC gene encoding phosphonate ABC transporter ATP-binding protein, yielding MSDISIQAVTKRFPNGFEALKGINVEIKPGSFTVILGPSGAGKSTLLRLMNGLETPTSGSLRIGGEVVNGKQLRRIRSKVAMVFQQFNLVDRLSVVTNVLTGRLAHRSWVGSLFYLFRHEDMGIAQEALSRVALTDKAWNRADKLSGGQQQRVGIARALAQHPKVILADEPVASLDPVSSEEIMTLLRDICDRDGITVVVNLHQVELARRFADRIIGMNSGRIVFDGSPQQMTATVLRTIYQREGIENDNSLDMALAYV
- the phnE gene encoding phosphonate ABC transporter, permease protein PhnE — encoded protein: MMPNKSKLVASVTKSLPPKPRSPIPVWVALTLALLWVIVHDLELSFETLAYGLADMGEYFSRYGKPDFADLSRYVHLMGVTLATALWGTVFALVVAFFLAPLAARNFAPNVVIYRIARELLNFMRAMPDLLLALIFVTALGLGPLPGALALGVHTAGFLGKFFAESLERVDKGVCEGVASTGANFAQMVMYAGWPSILREALGNVLYILDRNVRMASVLGLVGAGGIGLALHDTLRLFEYGQSAALILVILATILLIDYASAWLRKRLD
- a CDS encoding transposase family protein, which gives rise to MAEYSFNALKSNEKAFVAMTSLNVKEFLGLLELFSAAYQTDLHARGKRVDETRGRSDGKLALIEDKLFFILFYLKTYPLQEVLAHSFDLPQSVANHWIHRLCPVLQSALDKMGHKPSLYTQISPPPTH
- a CDS encoding alpha-D-ribose 1-methylphosphonate 5-phosphate C-P-lyase PhnJ, which gives rise to MNPGYELPLDEAAYSFGFLDEYAKREVRRCILKAISIPGYQTPYASREMPMGRGFGTGGLQVTLSLIGQNDVLKVIDQGSDDSVNAVSLRQFVELTCPGIDTTESTTDATLIQSRHRIPETALTEAQVLVLQVPYPDPLVLVESSEARRKVMHGEGDYSRLLTKLYEDLVHFDEITISHRYPTRINGHYVIDPSPIPRYDVPQLHQSKALVLLGAGREKKIYAVPPYTRAEPLVFDDVPFRTEDFTNAQGQRHACVRCGAVDSFLDEIIPADAQDGTQKFWQCSDSDYCNQQLAQHMLLAEENA